In Tessaracoccus flavus, the following are encoded in one genomic region:
- a CDS encoding L-ribulose-5-phosphate 4-epimerase, whose amino-acid sequence MTIVLTELSDQQQQSVAATREKVAKLHEELPRNELVVWTAGNVSERVPGTELFVIKPSGVRYDELSADVMVVCTLDGQKIVDGTPDRLSPSSDTAAHAYVYSNMPEVGGVVHTHSTYATAWAARREPIPCVLTMMADEFGGDVPIGPFALIGDDSIGRGIVETLRESRSPAVLMANHGPFTIGKDATAAVKAAVMVEEVARTVHISRQLGEPLRIEQSDIDSLYARYQNVYGQPGTK is encoded by the coding sequence GTGACCATCGTCCTCACCGAGCTTTCAGATCAGCAGCAGCAGTCGGTGGCTGCCACTCGAGAGAAGGTGGCCAAGCTGCACGAGGAGCTGCCGCGCAACGAACTCGTCGTGTGGACCGCCGGGAACGTCTCCGAGCGGGTGCCGGGCACCGAGCTGTTCGTCATCAAGCCGTCCGGCGTCCGCTACGACGAGCTGAGCGCTGACGTCATGGTGGTCTGCACCCTGGACGGCCAGAAGATCGTCGACGGAACACCGGACAGGCTGTCTCCGTCATCGGACACTGCGGCGCACGCGTACGTCTACAGCAACATGCCGGAGGTCGGGGGTGTGGTGCACACCCACTCCACGTATGCAACGGCCTGGGCGGCGCGACGCGAACCCATCCCGTGTGTCCTCACCATGATGGCCGACGAGTTCGGAGGGGACGTCCCGATCGGACCGTTCGCTCTCATCGGCGACGACTCGATCGGCCGGGGCATCGTGGAGACGCTGCGCGAGTCGCGCAGCCCAGCGGTGCTCATGGCCAACCACGGCCCCTTCACCATCGGCAAGGACGCGACGGCCGCGGTCAAGGCCGCAGTCATGGTCGAGGAAGTAGCCCGGACCGTCCACATCTCTCGTCAGCTCGGCGAGCCCCTGCGCATTGAGCAGTCCGACATCGACAGCCTCTATGCGCGCTACCAGAACGTCTACGGCCAGCCCGGCACCAAGTAA
- a CDS encoding RNA polymerase sigma factor: MDEAQFDHLYTTRFNAIVGQIYAMCGNLTEAQDCVQEAFIRAWDHRSKLDPTGHPEAWVRTTAYRLAVSRWRRATKALRPPDRALQHPVPSEPTPDRVAIADALRQLPEKQRRAIVLHHLCDMTVAEVAAETGSPTGTIKAQLVRGRETLARLLNSDLEARHA, encoded by the coding sequence GTGGACGAGGCACAGTTCGACCACCTGTACACCACCCGGTTCAACGCGATCGTCGGCCAGATCTACGCCATGTGCGGCAACCTGACCGAGGCACAGGACTGCGTGCAGGAGGCGTTCATCCGCGCGTGGGATCACCGCTCGAAGCTGGACCCCACCGGTCACCCCGAGGCGTGGGTTCGCACCACGGCATACCGCCTCGCGGTCAGCCGCTGGCGTCGAGCCACCAAGGCGCTACGACCACCCGATCGCGCGCTCCAACACCCGGTCCCGAGCGAGCCGACACCCGACCGCGTCGCGATCGCGGACGCGCTCCGGCAGTTGCCCGAGAAACAGCGGCGCGCGATCGTGCTGCACCACCTGTGCGACATGACCGTCGCCGAGGTCGCTGCTGAGACCGGCTCCCCCACCGGCACCATCAAAGCCCAACTCGTCCGCGGGCGCGAGACCCTCGCCCGCCTCTTGAACTCCGATCTGGAGGCCCGCCATGCCTGA
- a CDS encoding FAD-binding and (Fe-S)-binding domain-containing protein yields MTVATSSTHAALLDRLGPLADIVDSSTLTRALYSSDASLYRVEPLAVAYPRSTEELVTLVRAALETGTPITARGAGTSCAGNAVGPGLVIDVAKHLNQIHTIDPESRTAVIDPGVVQEQLQVAARPHGLRLGPDPSTSTRCTVGGMIGNNACGPRALGYGRMADNVVALEVITGTGELLTLGTDDIPELRTLVAANLGLIRTEFGTFTRQVSGYSLEHLLPEKKFDVPKFFAGTEGTLGIILKATVRLVADAPERVMVALGYETMAHAGDDIDNLLQFKPTACEGLDRRIVDVVRERNGTDSVGVLPAGEGWMFLEIVGNDRVEVLARAQAVVEAARALEGWVVDDAERAAQLWQIRADGAGLAGVSLANPAYGGWEDAAVPPRHLGSYLRAFDELLDKYGLDGLPYGHFGDGCVHCRIDFPLTAPDGAARYRAFVEEAADLVAGFGGSMSGEHGDGRARSELLPRMYSPEAIALFGAVKNVFDPGNLLNPGVLVDPAPVDVDLRMVAASRSPLSTSHAEFVEAVHQCSGVGKCLANNTGSGGVMCPSYQATRNEKDSTRGRARVLQEMVNGSLITGGWRSPEVHAALDLCLSCKGCARDCPTGIDMAAYKARVTHETYKGRLRPRNHYALGWLPRWGRLITRIPGLGRLINLTGKAPVLGRALRWGAGVDARRDIPRFATRTARSGLSRIEPSPRIDDLSDKGRVLIWVDSFSDCFESESFAAMVQVLDRLGYEPEVLDETACCGLTWISTGQLDGARRQLRQAASVLAPYVAAGVPIVGIEPSCTAVWRSDAVELLPDDPNVAALEGKVLTLAEFLLDDPDFVAPDLSGHTIVAQPHCHHASVIGWQKDQSILESTGATLVAVGGCCGLAGNFGVERGHHEVSVAVFEHDLGPAIENHPDAIVLADGFSCQTQLQSLAGRSSMSLAELLATH; encoded by the coding sequence GTGACCGTCGCCACCTCATCCACCCACGCCGCACTGCTGGACAGACTGGGCCCGCTCGCGGACATCGTCGACTCCTCGACGCTGACGCGCGCACTCTATTCCTCCGACGCGTCGCTCTACCGGGTCGAACCCCTGGCGGTCGCCTACCCCAGATCCACCGAGGAACTGGTCACGCTCGTGAGGGCGGCGCTGGAGACCGGCACCCCCATCACAGCACGTGGCGCCGGGACCTCCTGCGCCGGCAACGCCGTCGGCCCCGGCCTGGTGATCGACGTCGCCAAGCACCTGAACCAGATCCACACGATCGACCCGGAGTCGCGCACCGCCGTCATCGATCCCGGCGTCGTGCAGGAACAGCTCCAAGTCGCCGCGCGGCCGCACGGACTCCGGCTCGGCCCCGACCCCTCCACCTCCACCCGCTGCACGGTGGGGGGGATGATCGGCAACAACGCCTGCGGGCCCCGGGCGCTGGGCTACGGCCGGATGGCCGACAACGTCGTGGCGCTGGAGGTCATCACCGGAACCGGCGAACTGCTCACCCTCGGCACGGACGACATACCGGAGCTCCGCACGCTGGTCGCGGCCAACCTCGGGCTCATCCGCACCGAGTTCGGCACGTTCACCCGGCAGGTTTCGGGCTACTCGCTGGAGCACCTGCTGCCCGAGAAGAAGTTCGACGTGCCGAAGTTCTTCGCCGGCACAGAGGGGACGTTGGGCATCATCCTCAAGGCGACGGTCCGGCTCGTGGCCGACGCCCCCGAGCGGGTGATGGTGGCTCTCGGGTACGAGACCATGGCCCACGCCGGCGACGACATCGACAACCTCCTGCAGTTCAAGCCAACCGCCTGCGAGGGCCTCGACCGACGCATCGTCGACGTCGTGCGCGAGCGCAATGGCACGGATTCAGTCGGGGTGCTTCCCGCCGGCGAAGGGTGGATGTTCCTCGAGATCGTGGGCAACGACCGGGTAGAGGTTCTGGCCCGGGCTCAGGCCGTCGTCGAGGCCGCTCGGGCACTCGAGGGCTGGGTGGTCGACGATGCGGAGCGCGCCGCACAGCTGTGGCAGATCCGCGCGGACGGGGCCGGTCTGGCGGGCGTCAGCCTGGCCAACCCGGCCTACGGCGGGTGGGAGGACGCAGCTGTCCCGCCCCGGCACCTGGGCTCCTACCTGCGCGCCTTCGATGAACTCCTCGACAAGTACGGGCTGGATGGGCTGCCCTACGGCCACTTCGGCGACGGGTGCGTCCACTGCCGGATCGACTTCCCGCTCACCGCTCCCGACGGGGCGGCGCGATACCGCGCCTTCGTCGAGGAGGCAGCCGACCTGGTGGCCGGATTCGGCGGATCCATGTCGGGCGAGCACGGCGACGGCCGCGCCCGCTCCGAGCTTCTTCCGCGCATGTACTCCCCCGAGGCCATCGCGCTCTTCGGCGCCGTCAAGAACGTCTTCGACCCCGGAAACCTGCTCAACCCAGGGGTACTTGTTGATCCGGCTCCGGTGGACGTCGACCTTCGCATGGTCGCGGCCAGCCGGTCACCTCTCTCCACGTCCCACGCGGAGTTCGTCGAGGCGGTCCACCAGTGCAGCGGCGTCGGCAAGTGCCTGGCGAACAACACCGGCTCGGGCGGCGTGATGTGCCCGAGCTACCAGGCCACCCGAAACGAGAAGGACTCGACCCGCGGACGCGCCCGGGTCCTGCAGGAGATGGTCAACGGCTCCCTCATCACCGGCGGATGGCGCTCCCCGGAGGTCCACGCCGCCCTCGACCTCTGCCTGTCCTGCAAGGGGTGCGCCCGCGACTGCCCGACGGGCATCGACATGGCCGCCTACAAGGCCCGGGTCACCCACGAGACGTACAAGGGACGGCTCCGCCCCCGCAACCACTACGCGCTGGGGTGGCTGCCGCGCTGGGGCCGGCTCATCACCCGGATCCCCGGCCTGGGCCGCCTCATCAACCTCACCGGGAAGGCCCCGGTGCTCGGCCGCGCCCTCCGCTGGGGTGCGGGCGTGGATGCCCGCCGAGACATCCCCCGCTTCGCAACGAGGACGGCCCGCTCCGGACTCTCCCGGATCGAGCCTTCCCCCCGCATCGACGATCTATCCGACAAGGGTCGGGTGCTCATCTGGGTGGACTCCTTCTCCGACTGCTTCGAGTCGGAGTCATTCGCCGCCATGGTCCAGGTCCTGGACCGTCTCGGCTACGAGCCTGAGGTGCTGGACGAGACGGCCTGCTGCGGTCTCACCTGGATCTCCACGGGTCAACTCGACGGTGCCCGCCGGCAGTTGCGCCAGGCCGCCAGCGTGCTCGCGCCGTACGTCGCGGCCGGAGTGCCGATCGTCGGCATCGAACCGTCCTGCACCGCGGTGTGGCGGAGCGACGCCGTCGAGTTGCTGCCCGACGATCCCAACGTCGCAGCGCTCGAGGGCAAGGTGCTCACCCTGGCGGAGTTCCTCCTGGACGACCCGGACTTCGTCGCCCCCGATCTGTCAGGACACACGATCGTCGCCCAGCCGCACTGCCACCATGCCTCGGTCATCGGCTGGCAGAAGGACCAGTCGATCCTTGAGTCGACCGGAGCCACCCTCGTCGCCGTCGGTGGCTGCTGCGGCCTGGCCGGCAACTTCGGGGTGGAGCGCGGCCACCATGAGGTGAGCGTGGCCGTCTTCGAGCACGACCTCGGACCGGCCATCGAGAACCACCCGGACGCGATCGTGCTCGCCGACGGTTTCAGTTGCCAGACCCAGCTGCAGTCGCTCGCCGGGCGCTCGTCGATGTCGCTGGCCGAGTTGTTGGCCACCCACTGA
- a CDS encoding MarR family winged helix-turn-helix transcriptional regulator yields MTEPQGGWLSESQQKTWRSYLLAKTHIEQYLEGALEDYGLSLPEYELLVRLSESPEHTIRMGELAASVGHSRSRLTHTVKRMEQAGYVVRESCASDGRGVQARMTESGYDLLKRAAPAHVDSVRRVFVDAIAPDDYAALGRAMSSVLAVAD; encoded by the coding sequence ATGACCGAACCGCAGGGGGGATGGCTCTCCGAGTCCCAGCAGAAGACGTGGCGCAGCTACCTGCTGGCCAAGACGCACATCGAGCAGTACCTCGAGGGGGCACTCGAAGACTACGGGCTCAGCCTCCCTGAGTACGAGCTCCTCGTGCGGCTGTCCGAGTCGCCCGAGCACACCATCCGCATGGGAGAGCTCGCCGCGTCTGTCGGCCACTCCCGCTCCAGGCTCACCCACACCGTGAAGAGGATGGAGCAGGCAGGCTACGTCGTCCGCGAGTCCTGCGCCTCAGACGGCCGCGGCGTCCAGGCCCGGATGACCGAGTCGGGGTACGACCTCCTCAAGCGCGCAGCCCCCGCCCATGTGGACTCCGTGCGGCGCGTCTTCGTCGACGCGATCGCGCCCGACGACTACGCCGCCCTTGGGCGCGCGATGAGCTCCGTGCTGGCGGTGGCAGACTAG
- the araA gene encoding L-arabinose isomerase: protein MKNPFDGKEIWFLTGSQDLYGPETLEQVAEQAKEVVSHLDGAEAIPVKISWRPTLKDRDAIRDEMLAANADPNCIGVITWMHTFSPAKMWILGLAALDKPMLHLHTQASMELPWATIDMDYMNLNQSAHGDREFAYIASRLGKARRTVVGHASTPQVHEKIGTWARAAAGWDALHHLTLARFGDNMRYVAVTEGDKTEAELKLGVAVNTWGVNELVEAVEAVEESAIDQLAAEYEELYDVAAELRKGGERHESLRYGARQELGLRSFLESGDFGAFTTNFQDLGALKQLPGLAVQRLMADGYGFGAEGDWKTAILVRVAKIMGYGLPGGASLMEDYVYEMTPGNEKILGAHMLEVCPSLTTAKPKLEIHPLGIGGKEDPVRLVFTADSGPALVIAMSDMRERFRLIMNIVENVEPDAPLPKLPVARAVWVPEPDFATSAECWLTAGAAHHTVMTTATTREMWEDLAEMAAMELAVIDADTTARGFARNLRLEHVWHRATQGI, encoded by the coding sequence ATGAAGAACCCATTCGACGGCAAGGAAATCTGGTTCCTCACCGGCTCGCAGGACCTGTACGGGCCCGAGACGCTCGAGCAGGTCGCGGAGCAGGCCAAGGAGGTCGTCTCCCACCTCGACGGAGCCGAGGCCATCCCCGTCAAGATCTCCTGGCGTCCGACGCTGAAGGACCGCGACGCCATCCGTGACGAGATGCTGGCGGCCAACGCGGACCCGAACTGCATCGGCGTCATCACCTGGATGCACACCTTCTCGCCGGCGAAGATGTGGATTTTGGGGCTGGCCGCCCTTGACAAGCCGATGCTCCACCTCCACACGCAGGCCTCGATGGAGCTGCCCTGGGCAACCATCGACATGGATTACATGAACCTCAACCAGTCGGCCCACGGCGACCGTGAGTTCGCGTACATCGCGTCGCGCCTCGGTAAGGCCCGCCGCACGGTCGTGGGTCACGCCTCGACCCCGCAGGTGCACGAGAAGATCGGGACGTGGGCACGCGCCGCCGCAGGCTGGGATGCGCTGCACCACCTGACGCTGGCCCGGTTCGGTGACAACATGCGCTACGTCGCCGTCACCGAGGGGGACAAAACCGAGGCCGAGCTCAAGCTCGGCGTCGCGGTCAACACCTGGGGCGTCAACGAGCTCGTCGAGGCGGTCGAGGCAGTCGAGGAGTCTGCCATCGATCAGCTGGCGGCCGAGTACGAGGAGCTCTACGACGTCGCGGCCGAACTGCGCAAGGGCGGGGAGCGGCACGAGTCGCTCCGCTACGGTGCGCGACAGGAGCTGGGGCTCAGGAGCTTCCTCGAGTCAGGCGACTTCGGCGCGTTCACCACGAACTTCCAGGACCTGGGCGCGCTGAAGCAGCTGCCGGGTCTCGCGGTGCAGCGCCTCATGGCCGACGGCTACGGCTTCGGCGCTGAGGGCGACTGGAAGACCGCCATCCTCGTGCGCGTCGCCAAGATCATGGGCTACGGCCTTCCCGGCGGTGCATCGCTCATGGAGGACTACGTCTACGAGATGACCCCAGGCAACGAGAAGATCCTCGGCGCCCACATGCTCGAGGTGTGCCCGTCGCTCACCACCGCCAAGCCGAAGCTGGAGATCCACCCGCTCGGCATCGGCGGGAAGGAGGACCCGGTCCGGCTGGTGTTCACCGCGGACTCCGGTCCCGCCCTCGTCATCGCGATGTCTGACATGCGCGAGCGGTTCAGGCTCATCATGAACATCGTGGAGAACGTCGAGCCGGACGCGCCCCTGCCCAAGCTGCCCGTGGCCCGGGCGGTGTGGGTTCCGGAGCCCGACTTCGCGACCTCGGCCGAGTGCTGGCTGACCGCGGGCGCCGCGCACCACACGGTGATGACGACGGCCACCACCCGCGAGATGTGGGAAGACCTCGCCGAGATGGCCGCGATGGAGTTGGCCGTCATCGACGCAGACACCACCGCGCGCGGCTTCGCGCGCAACCTCCGCCTGGAGCACGTCTGGCACCGCGCCACGCAGGGGATCTAG
- a CDS encoding acyl-CoA thioesterase: MFDVTLPLRWSDLDAQGHVNNAIIVDYLQEARVAFLRSGPASQLLDEGVVVVSHQVEYRRPIDYSDDGVHVALGVSALGGSRLELAYELRQDGELAVRARTTLCAFDFEAQRPIRLKPEYRTFLGGFVTEAEPLRPLAAPHLEGRGTAIDLPVRWTDLDSYGHVNNAKVYDYLQQARITATTTWDPSMARAGSEGSEYLWLVARQDVDYLAQLEHRMEPYAVRVAPAHLGASSITLVAELVDPADERVFVRARTILVCADRRGFKIELPGAIRDALSAHLIDPDQPAD; the protein is encoded by the coding sequence GTGTTCGACGTCACCCTGCCCCTGCGGTGGTCCGACCTGGACGCCCAGGGGCACGTCAACAACGCCATCATCGTCGACTACCTGCAGGAGGCGCGCGTGGCGTTCCTGCGCAGCGGACCCGCGTCCCAGCTGCTGGACGAGGGCGTGGTGGTCGTCTCCCACCAGGTCGAATACCGGCGCCCGATCGACTACTCCGACGACGGCGTGCACGTGGCGCTGGGGGTCAGCGCGCTCGGCGGGTCGCGGTTGGAGCTCGCCTACGAACTGCGTCAGGACGGCGAACTGGCGGTGCGCGCCAGGACGACGCTCTGCGCGTTCGACTTCGAGGCGCAGCGTCCGATCCGGCTCAAGCCTGAATATCGGACCTTCCTCGGCGGGTTCGTAACGGAGGCGGAACCGCTTCGCCCCCTGGCGGCTCCGCATCTGGAGGGTAGGGGCACCGCGATTGACCTGCCAGTGCGGTGGACCGATCTCGACTCGTACGGGCACGTCAACAACGCGAAAGTTTACGACTACCTCCAGCAGGCCCGCATCACCGCGACAACCACCTGGGATCCCTCCATGGCCCGGGCTGGGTCCGAGGGAAGTGAGTATCTGTGGCTCGTGGCCCGTCAGGACGTCGACTACCTGGCCCAGCTCGAGCATCGCATGGAGCCCTATGCGGTCCGCGTCGCGCCCGCCCACCTCGGCGCCTCCTCCATCACGCTGGTCGCGGAGCTGGTGGATCCGGCCGACGAGAGGGTCTTCGTCCGGGCCCGGACCATCCTCGTGTGCGCGGATCGCCGCGGATTCAAGATCGAGCTCCCGGGCGCCATTCGAGATGCGTTGTCAGCCCACCTCATCGACCCGGACCAGCCGGCGGACTGA
- a CDS encoding LacI family DNA-binding transcriptional regulator gives MRDVARAAGVSHQTVSRVLNEPDLVRSETRDRVLAVMRDLGYRRNLAARALASGHSALIGVVWTGADFFGPSRTVAGIEVAARSAGYATLVGALPADQEDAVASIIESFRDRSVDGVAVVAPHQRMFDLVRDRLEGIPTVMVGDLSPEECGCHTVSIDQQLGAELAVRHLIETGARSIAHVTGPLDWFDAAARVRGWRSALGDAGLELLDPIVGDWTPESGYAAGKTLADDLPDAVFCANDLMAVGLAAALGPDVSRVRLVGFDDIDGSAFFSPPLTTVHQPFEALGALSLETLMSVMAGEDPRPRKLAPELVIRASSSPAA, from the coding sequence ATGAGGGACGTCGCCCGCGCCGCGGGCGTCTCCCACCAGACCGTCTCAAGGGTGCTCAACGAGCCGGATCTGGTCCGCAGCGAGACCCGTGATCGTGTGCTCGCCGTGATGCGCGACCTCGGCTACCGGCGGAATCTCGCAGCGCGTGCGCTCGCGAGTGGACACTCAGCGCTCATCGGCGTGGTGTGGACAGGTGCGGACTTCTTCGGACCCTCGCGCACCGTCGCCGGAATCGAGGTGGCCGCGCGCAGCGCGGGGTACGCGACCCTGGTGGGGGCGCTGCCAGCCGATCAGGAGGACGCCGTCGCGAGCATCATCGAGTCCTTCCGCGACCGCAGCGTCGACGGGGTGGCGGTGGTGGCACCGCACCAGCGCATGTTCGACCTGGTGCGCGACCGCCTCGAAGGGATCCCCACGGTGATGGTGGGGGACCTCTCGCCCGAGGAGTGTGGCTGCCACACCGTCTCGATCGACCAGCAGCTGGGGGCCGAGCTCGCGGTCAGGCACCTCATCGAGACCGGTGCGCGGAGCATCGCCCACGTCACCGGTCCGCTCGACTGGTTCGACGCGGCAGCGCGTGTCCGCGGCTGGAGATCCGCCCTCGGTGACGCCGGCCTCGAACTGCTCGATCCCATTGTTGGGGACTGGACTCCGGAAAGCGGGTATGCGGCGGGTAAAACGCTTGCCGACGACCTGCCTGACGCGGTGTTCTGCGCCAACGACCTGATGGCCGTCGGGCTCGCCGCTGCGCTGGGGCCGGACGTTTCCCGCGTGCGCCTCGTCGGCTTCGATGACATCGACGGCTCGGCGTTCTTCTCTCCGCCGCTGACGACGGTGCATCAACCGTTCGAGGCGCTCGGGGCGCTGTCGCTGGAAACGCTCATGAGCGTCATGGCGGGTGAAGACCCCCGCCCGCGGAAGCTGGCGCCGGAACTGGTGATCCGCGCGAGCTCTAGCCCTGCAGCCTGA
- a CDS encoding AMP-dependent synthetase/ligase, with amino-acid sequence MGVREEVLAKAAPNIGEQLRRRVTATPDKLAFMYPDGRAEGPSTWSRLTWRESYDLIEPLAFGLLARGLKYEDRVAICSSTRYEWIFLDLAIALAAGATTTVYPNTGPDDVHYILKDSGSVIYIAENAEQLNKIIDDDALTSQIHTVVVLDTANVTLDDRVISYEQLLELGRGFAKEHPSAVDDAVASTNHDTLSTLIYTSGTTGRPKGVRLNHLSWVYEGAATKHLDIIGPDELQYLWLPLSHVFGKALIAVQLDYGFASAVDGRIDKIVQGLGEVKPTFMCGAPRIFEKVRGAVLTGNTGLKAKIARWAFSVGYDSIDYRLAGKEMPKALAAKYRVADKLVFSKLKEKLGGRIKFMISGSAKLSPQVQKWFYGAGILIVEGYGATETSAIASVDLPSDPHFGTVGPILPGIETRIGDDGELLLRGPIITSGYHNLDEKTEKVLVDGWYHTGDIAEITDGGRLRITDRKKDLFKTSGGKFVAPQKVEGAIQANIPYVAQSVAIGEGRKYVSALVVLDPALLQKWAEKRNLGHLSYAELSQRPEIRSSIEKWMSRVNEKLERWETVKQFHILDHELTVDNSGVTPNMKIRRSIVTEKYGDIVEKLYPQED; translated from the coding sequence GTGGGAGTTCGTGAAGAGGTGCTGGCCAAGGCTGCGCCGAATATTGGGGAGCAGTTGCGTCGGAGGGTGACCGCCACTCCGGACAAGTTGGCCTTCATGTATCCGGATGGTCGTGCCGAGGGCCCGAGCACCTGGAGCCGACTCACCTGGCGTGAGTCCTACGACCTCATTGAGCCTCTCGCCTTCGGCCTGCTGGCGCGCGGCCTGAAGTACGAGGATCGCGTGGCAATCTGCTCGAGCACGCGCTACGAATGGATTTTCCTCGACCTCGCCATCGCCCTGGCGGCGGGTGCGACCACCACGGTTTATCCGAACACCGGGCCCGACGACGTCCACTACATCCTCAAGGATTCGGGCTCCGTCATCTACATCGCCGAGAACGCCGAGCAGCTGAACAAGATCATCGACGACGACGCGCTGACCTCACAGATCCACACCGTCGTCGTCCTGGACACCGCGAATGTGACGCTCGACGATCGGGTTATCAGCTACGAGCAGCTCCTGGAGCTGGGGCGAGGTTTCGCCAAGGAGCATCCGTCAGCGGTCGATGATGCCGTCGCCTCGACCAATCACGACACGCTCTCCACCCTCATCTACACCTCCGGGACCACGGGCCGCCCCAAGGGCGTGCGGCTCAACCACCTGTCATGGGTCTACGAGGGCGCGGCCACCAAACACCTCGACATCATCGGTCCGGATGAGCTGCAGTACCTGTGGCTGCCGCTCAGCCACGTCTTCGGTAAGGCGCTCATCGCCGTCCAGCTCGACTACGGCTTCGCATCTGCTGTGGATGGACGCATCGACAAGATCGTCCAGGGCCTCGGCGAGGTCAAGCCGACGTTCATGTGCGGCGCCCCCCGCATCTTCGAGAAGGTGCGCGGTGCCGTGCTGACTGGCAACACGGGGCTCAAGGCGAAGATCGCCCGTTGGGCGTTCAGCGTCGGCTACGACTCGATCGACTACCGCCTCGCCGGCAAGGAGATGCCGAAGGCGCTGGCCGCCAAGTACCGCGTGGCGGACAAGCTCGTCTTCTCCAAGCTCAAGGAGAAGCTGGGCGGTCGGATCAAGTTCATGATCTCCGGCTCCGCCAAACTTTCCCCGCAGGTCCAGAAGTGGTTCTACGGCGCCGGAATCCTCATCGTCGAAGGCTACGGGGCCACCGAGACGAGCGCGATCGCCAGCGTCGACCTACCGTCCGACCCGCACTTCGGCACCGTCGGGCCGATCCTGCCCGGCATTGAGACGAGGATCGGCGACGACGGCGAACTGCTGCTGCGTGGGCCCATTATCACCTCGGGCTACCACAACCTCGATGAGAAGACCGAGAAGGTCCTGGTCGACGGGTGGTACCACACTGGGGACATCGCGGAGATCACCGACGGCGGCCGCCTGCGGATCACCGATCGCAAGAAGGATCTGTTCAAGACCTCCGGTGGGAAGTTTGTGGCTCCCCAGAAGGTGGAGGGCGCCATCCAGGCGAACATCCCCTACGTCGCGCAGTCGGTGGCCATCGGTGAGGGGCGCAAGTACGTGTCTGCTCTGGTGGTGCTCGACCCGGCGCTGCTGCAGAAGTGGGCCGAGAAGCGCAACCTCGGCCATCTCAGCTATGCGGAGCTGTCTCAGCGCCCTGAGATCCGCTCCTCGATCGAGAAGTGGATGTCGCGGGTCAACGAGAAGCTCGAGCGCTGGGAGACGGTGAAGCAGTTCCACATCCTCGACCACGAACTGACCGTCGATAACTCCGGCGTCACGCCTAACATGAAGATCCGTCGCTCGATCGTCACGGAGAAGTACGGAGACATCGTCGAGAAGCTCTACCCCCAGGAAGACTGA